One genomic region from Bactrocera tryoni isolate S06 chromosome 3, CSIRO_BtryS06_freeze2, whole genome shotgun sequence encodes:
- the LOC120772364 gene encoding uncharacterized protein LOC120772364 isoform X1 has protein sequence MPRNRKCCVRECYNNNNTSILFSWPKNAQIAHKWCRNLGFEGRKIAPSNTFVCAIHFEDYALGTKKLKDGAVPTLNLHIEFDASLADEERRFYLRAYPSVDLVRERKVHCTVCKTHIGTAPSQEENIRMHPVLRVTHCLKCHDFYNSGEFSKGEDGSELYCRWCGQGGEVYCCSSCPYVFCKSCIVKNLSRGVVVDIEQNENWNCFSCAPKILWPLRAQHWALIRYIDKQKKYIDVNHPNESEKRALLSQDRSTCCRLAKSKCGNMSDSMESLDSATSRRSQSSSSAKKHSKSPGSHPQVPPAKRMKNSNDEVVCTPDLLSMLEPDCQITVQQKTRPAPSPITSTPKIISLQTHSSSPNSSGITLKPHNNTPPPLVLRNTGIPIRHPSPAPIVRRTIIGARNAPTTGNHTPVYHTINGYRIDLNSAAQQETFRLPNGKLIQVKRQGTNQPQPSTPSPSNAWMRQASPITAIQHAASGRPVQITPARTYYSVSQQHPQNSMQQPQMIRYSNTTVTPVSGQNGAIRGTQIQLINGVPVAPTAAPATVNSATAVRAPVMVRHVFPDTAIGQARSQLQDQVFNAMEICQHLTGKVQTLTNSNAYKQARNYLEVKELYIHLSYLLTYAIGRFKGLQDKCLGDMRQLGFVNDADSLENGQLAADKQASDDEDNEIEIVEPKTDTITLDSDNEDEEPAKQSNTPKPPQLVTIINTAASSNSACQHSSDDNRQKLILKEQLTLPKGTTIVPTAPVPSLNKLPSPSNNIAITINNSNEDNNAMEEVDMMSAAKKFLVSLLEVDSDAAEGSWSADGSEQQQQRKQPRKKTTNKPNPTLLKQKEMLERERLEEMKRNDLKLKMKCAISLKKAEEEYPFAKDMLQQHENESKAEKCAGEAQRAASTEKQEEVATRADDGDTKEPNESSEAGNENDSGDMEILTVDLESSIDDGKETEIVLEREKSPADKSVEGENNGNGEKYTIVMDDEDEGKEKSLIIEVEGNSSSEKESLQVVIDENTANSNDDSNEKCTKTKMETVSECAKRVIEGLQASEKQKEIEKNEQQQAKVASPDMASSVDNASADDIIEPIVVEESDVADSADSPIKQSAKMSEVTNDHAVTTTNPTESAAADDVLAARREAPTNSGLVACAIKAATERETNAIELNEPEIDVEKEIEMLLMKKAQLPEAETNTNTEATSAAADTQAEKASITQPVTPELLNDLADNLLESARATHP, from the exons atgccGCGAAATCGGAAATGTTGTGTGCGCGAAtgctataacaataacaacacgtCCATTTTGTTCAGTTGGCCGAAAAATGCACAAATTGCACACAAGTGGTGCCGAAATTTGGGCTTCGAAGGAAGGAAAATAGCCCCCTCAAACACGTTTGTTTGTGCAATACATTTTGAGGATTATGCACTGGGAACTAAGAAATTGAAAGATGGAGCTGTTCCAACTTTAAATCTTC ATATCGAATTTGATGCCAGTTTGGCCGATGAAGAAAGGCGTTTCTATCTCAGGGCATATCCCTCTGTGGATCTGGTGCGTGAGCGCAAGGTGCACTGCACAGTCTGTAAGACTCATATCGGAACTGCACCGAGCCAAGAGGAGAATATCCGCATGCATCCGGTGTTGCGTGTAACACACTGCTTGAAATGCCACGACTTCTATAACAGCGGCGAATTCAGTAAAGGCGAAGATGGCTCAGAACTATATTGTCGTTGGTGTGGCCAAGGTGGCGAAGTTTACTGCTGCTCAAGTTGTCCCTACGTATTCTGTAAATCATGTATCGTTAAGAACCTGTCTCGCGGTGTAGTAGTAGATATTGAACAGAACGAAAATTGGAATTGCTTTAGCTGCGCACCGAAAATTCTTTGGCCATTGCGTGCACAACATTGGGCCCTAATACGTTACATAGACAAACAAAAGAA GTATATCGATGTGAATCACCCTAACGAATCTGAAAAGAGGGCGCTATTGTCACAGGACCGTTCAACATGCTGTCGTCTTGCTAAATCGAAATGTGGAAACATGTCCGACTCTATGGAAAGTCTAGATTCTGCAACATCTCGACGCAGTCAAAGCAGTTCAAGCGCAAAAAAACATTCGAAATCGCCAGGTAGTCATCCACAAGTACCCCCGGCCAAACGTATGAAAAACTCAAATGATGAAGTTGTTTGTACACCTGATTTGTTGAGCATGTTGGAGCCGGATTGTCAAATTACTGTGCAACAGAAGACACGTCCCGCACCTTCACCCATTACATCAACACCGAAAATTATATCATTACAAACGCACTCGTCATCTCCGAATAGTAGTGGCATTACACTGAAACCACATAATAACACTCCACCACCATTAGTACTACGTAACACCGGCATACCTATACGACATCCCTCGCCTGCACCAATTGTACGACGTACAATTATAGGTGCACGAAACGCGCCAACAACCGGAAATCATACGCCAGTTTATCACACTATTAACGGTTATCGTATCGATCTTAATTCGGCAGCACAACAAGAAACATTCCGTTTGCCCAATGGCAAACTGATACAGGTGAAACGCCAGGGCACAAATCAACCACAGCCCAGCACTCCCTCACCGAGTAATGCTTGGATGCGGCAGGCAAGCCCAATAACAGCTATACAACATGCGGCGAGTGGACGTCCTGTTCAAATAACCCCAGCCCGTACATATTATTCTGTATCGCAACAACATCCGCAAAATTCAATGCAACAGCCGCAAATGATACGGTATAGTAATACCACTGTGACGCCGGTTAGTGGTCAAAATGGTGCTATTCGAGGTACACAAATACAATTGATCAATGGTGTGCCTGTAGCGCCAACAGCTGCGCCTGCAACGGTTAATTCTGCAACTGCAGTGCGTGCACCGGTCATGGTGCGTCACGTGTTCCCTGACACTGCCATCGGTCAAGCGCGTTCCCAGTTACAGGATCAAGTCTTCAATGCCATGGAGATTTGCCAACATCTTACTGGTAAAGTACAAACACTGACCAATTCGAATGCTTACAAGCAAGCGCGCAATTATCTCGAAGTCAAAGAACTCTACATACATCTCTCATATCTGTTGACATATGCGATTGGGCGTTTTAAGGGACTGCAGGATAAATGTTTGGGTGATATGAGACAATTAGGATTCGTTAATGATGCGGATAGCTTGGAAAACGGCCAGTTGGCGGCAG ACAAACAAGCTAGTGATGATGAGGATAACGAAATCGAGATTGTGGAACCTAAAACGGACACCATTACGCTTGACTCGGACAATGAAGACGAAGAGCCAGCCAAGCAGTCAAACACTCCGAAACCCCCACAATTGGTCACCATTATTAACACTGCCGCCAGCAGCAATTCTGCGTGCCAACACAGTTCAGATGATAACCGTCAAAAACTGATATTAAAAGAACAGCTAACGCTACCCAAAGGCACTACGATTGTGCCCACTGCACCAGTGCCCAGCTTAAATAAGCTGCCGTCGCCTTCCAACAACATAGCCATTACGATCAATAATTCCAATGAGGATAATAATGCAATGGAAGAGGTCGATATGATGTCAGCGGCGAAGAAATTTCTTGTCAGTCTTTTAGAAGTGGATTCAGATGCAGCTGAAGGCAGTTGGTCCGCAGATGGTAGcgaacagcaacagcaacgcaAGCAGCCGCGTAAGAAAACCACCAACAAGCCGAATCCGACGCtgttgaagcagaaggagatgCTTGAACGCGAGCGCTTAGAGGAGATGAAACGTAAcgatttgaaattgaaaatgaaatgcgCCATATCATTGAAGAAGGCCGAAGAAGAATACCCATTCGCAAAAGATATGCTGcaacagcacgaaaatgagTCAAAGGCTGAAAAGTGCGCTGGCGAAGCGCAGCGCGCGGCATCCACGGAGAAGCAAGAGGAAGTGGCTACGAGAGCCGACGATGGCGACACAAAGGAGCCCAACGAGAGCAGTGAAGCTGGTAATGAGAATGATTCGGGTGATATGGAAATACTAACGGTGGATTTGGAGAGTTCCATTGATGATGGCAAGGAGACCGAAATAGTGTTGGAACGCGAGAAGTCCCCAGCAGACAAGTCTGTTGAAGGCGAGAATAACGGAAATGGCGAAAAATATACTATTGTCATGGATGACGAGGATGAGGGTAAAGAGAAATCCCTGATTATCGAAGTTGAAGGCAATAGCAGCAGTGAGAAGGAGTCACTGCAAGTGGTTATCGACGAGAACACGGCGAACAGCAATGACGACAGCAACGAAAAGTGTACGAAAACGAAGATGGAAACCGTAAGCGAGTGCGCAAAGCGTGTAATTGAGGGATTGCAAGCGAGTGAAAAGCAGAAAGAAATTGAGAAGAATGAGCAACAACAAGCTAAAGTGGCGTCACCAGACATGGCTAGCAGCGTTGATAATGCATCCGCCGACGACATTATCGAACCGATTGTGGTCGAAGAATCTGATGTAGCCGACTCGGCGGATTCGCCCATTAAGCAAAGCGCAAAAATGTCGGAGGTTACTAATGATCACGCTGTTACCACCACAAACCCAACAGAAAGTGCGGCAGCCGACGACGTGTTAGCTGCTAGGCGCGAGGCGCCCACAAACAGCGGTTTGGTAGCATGCGCTATTAAAGCAGCTACTGAGAGAGAAACCAACGCCATTGAACTGAACGAGCCCGAAATCGATGTTGAAAAAGAAATCGAAATGTTACTGATGAAGAAGGCACAATTGCCTGAGGCTGAAACCAACACCAACACTGAAGCAACTAGCGCAGCTGCTGACACGCAAGCCGAAAAAGCGTCAATAACGCAACCTGTTACACCTGAGCTGTTGAACGACTTGGCCGACAACTTATTGGAAAGTGCGAGAGCAACGCATCCGTAA
- the LOC120772364 gene encoding uncharacterized protein LOC120772364 isoform X3, with product MEPSTTASTPAPTQASSNNDNDDIEFDASLADEERRFYLRAYPSVDLVRERKVHCTVCKTHIGTAPSQEENIRMHPVLRVTHCLKCHDFYNSGEFSKGEDGSELYCRWCGQGGEVYCCSSCPYVFCKSCIVKNLSRGVVVDIEQNENWNCFSCAPKILWPLRAQHWALIRYIDKQKKYIDVNHPNESEKRALLSQDRSTCCRLAKSKCGNMSDSMESLDSATSRRSQSSSSAKKHSKSPGSHPQVPPAKRMKNSNDEVVCTPDLLSMLEPDCQITVQQKTRPAPSPITSTPKIISLQTHSSSPNSSGITLKPHNNTPPPLVLRNTGIPIRHPSPAPIVRRTIIGARNAPTTGNHTPVYHTINGYRIDLNSAAQQETFRLPNGKLIQVKRQGTNQPQPSTPSPSNAWMRQASPITAIQHAASGRPVQITPARTYYSVSQQHPQNSMQQPQMIRYSNTTVTPVSGQNGAIRGTQIQLINGVPVAPTAAPATVNSATAVRAPVMVRHVFPDTAIGQARSQLQDQVFNAMEICQHLTGKVQTLTNSNAYKQARNYLEVKELYIHLSYLLTYAIGRFKGLQDKCLGDMRQLGFVNDADSLENGQLAADKQASDDEDNEIEIVEPKTDTITLDSDNEDEEPAKQSNTPKPPQLVTIINTAASSNSACQHSSDDNRQKLILKEQLTLPKGTTIVPTAPVPSLNKLPSPSNNIAITINNSNEDNNAMEEVDMMSAAKKFLVSLLEVDSDAAEGSWSADGSEQQQQRKQPRKKTTNKPNPTLLKQKEMLERERLEEMKRNDLKLKMKCAISLKKAEEEYPFAKDMLQQHENESKAEKCAGEAQRAASTEKQEEVATRADDGDTKEPNESSEAGNENDSGDMEILTVDLESSIDDGKETEIVLEREKSPADKSVEGENNGNGEKYTIVMDDEDEGKEKSLIIEVEGNSSSEKESLQVVIDENTANSNDDSNEKCTKTKMETVSECAKRVIEGLQASEKQKEIEKNEQQQAKVASPDMASSVDNASADDIIEPIVVEESDVADSADSPIKQSAKMSEVTNDHAVTTTNPTESAAADDVLAARREAPTNSGLVACAIKAATERETNAIELNEPEIDVEKEIEMLLMKKAQLPEAETNTNTEATSAAADTQAEKASITQPVTPELLNDLADNLLESARATHP from the exons ATGGAGCCAAGTACGACCGCATCAACGCCAGCCCCGACGCAGGCATCTTCCAACAACGACAATGATG ATATCGAATTTGATGCCAGTTTGGCCGATGAAGAAAGGCGTTTCTATCTCAGGGCATATCCCTCTGTGGATCTGGTGCGTGAGCGCAAGGTGCACTGCACAGTCTGTAAGACTCATATCGGAACTGCACCGAGCCAAGAGGAGAATATCCGCATGCATCCGGTGTTGCGTGTAACACACTGCTTGAAATGCCACGACTTCTATAACAGCGGCGAATTCAGTAAAGGCGAAGATGGCTCAGAACTATATTGTCGTTGGTGTGGCCAAGGTGGCGAAGTTTACTGCTGCTCAAGTTGTCCCTACGTATTCTGTAAATCATGTATCGTTAAGAACCTGTCTCGCGGTGTAGTAGTAGATATTGAACAGAACGAAAATTGGAATTGCTTTAGCTGCGCACCGAAAATTCTTTGGCCATTGCGTGCACAACATTGGGCCCTAATACGTTACATAGACAAACAAAAGAA GTATATCGATGTGAATCACCCTAACGAATCTGAAAAGAGGGCGCTATTGTCACAGGACCGTTCAACATGCTGTCGTCTTGCTAAATCGAAATGTGGAAACATGTCCGACTCTATGGAAAGTCTAGATTCTGCAACATCTCGACGCAGTCAAAGCAGTTCAAGCGCAAAAAAACATTCGAAATCGCCAGGTAGTCATCCACAAGTACCCCCGGCCAAACGTATGAAAAACTCAAATGATGAAGTTGTTTGTACACCTGATTTGTTGAGCATGTTGGAGCCGGATTGTCAAATTACTGTGCAACAGAAGACACGTCCCGCACCTTCACCCATTACATCAACACCGAAAATTATATCATTACAAACGCACTCGTCATCTCCGAATAGTAGTGGCATTACACTGAAACCACATAATAACACTCCACCACCATTAGTACTACGTAACACCGGCATACCTATACGACATCCCTCGCCTGCACCAATTGTACGACGTACAATTATAGGTGCACGAAACGCGCCAACAACCGGAAATCATACGCCAGTTTATCACACTATTAACGGTTATCGTATCGATCTTAATTCGGCAGCACAACAAGAAACATTCCGTTTGCCCAATGGCAAACTGATACAGGTGAAACGCCAGGGCACAAATCAACCACAGCCCAGCACTCCCTCACCGAGTAATGCTTGGATGCGGCAGGCAAGCCCAATAACAGCTATACAACATGCGGCGAGTGGACGTCCTGTTCAAATAACCCCAGCCCGTACATATTATTCTGTATCGCAACAACATCCGCAAAATTCAATGCAACAGCCGCAAATGATACGGTATAGTAATACCACTGTGACGCCGGTTAGTGGTCAAAATGGTGCTATTCGAGGTACACAAATACAATTGATCAATGGTGTGCCTGTAGCGCCAACAGCTGCGCCTGCAACGGTTAATTCTGCAACTGCAGTGCGTGCACCGGTCATGGTGCGTCACGTGTTCCCTGACACTGCCATCGGTCAAGCGCGTTCCCAGTTACAGGATCAAGTCTTCAATGCCATGGAGATTTGCCAACATCTTACTGGTAAAGTACAAACACTGACCAATTCGAATGCTTACAAGCAAGCGCGCAATTATCTCGAAGTCAAAGAACTCTACATACATCTCTCATATCTGTTGACATATGCGATTGGGCGTTTTAAGGGACTGCAGGATAAATGTTTGGGTGATATGAGACAATTAGGATTCGTTAATGATGCGGATAGCTTGGAAAACGGCCAGTTGGCGGCAG ACAAACAAGCTAGTGATGATGAGGATAACGAAATCGAGATTGTGGAACCTAAAACGGACACCATTACGCTTGACTCGGACAATGAAGACGAAGAGCCAGCCAAGCAGTCAAACACTCCGAAACCCCCACAATTGGTCACCATTATTAACACTGCCGCCAGCAGCAATTCTGCGTGCCAACACAGTTCAGATGATAACCGTCAAAAACTGATATTAAAAGAACAGCTAACGCTACCCAAAGGCACTACGATTGTGCCCACTGCACCAGTGCCCAGCTTAAATAAGCTGCCGTCGCCTTCCAACAACATAGCCATTACGATCAATAATTCCAATGAGGATAATAATGCAATGGAAGAGGTCGATATGATGTCAGCGGCGAAGAAATTTCTTGTCAGTCTTTTAGAAGTGGATTCAGATGCAGCTGAAGGCAGTTGGTCCGCAGATGGTAGcgaacagcaacagcaacgcaAGCAGCCGCGTAAGAAAACCACCAACAAGCCGAATCCGACGCtgttgaagcagaaggagatgCTTGAACGCGAGCGCTTAGAGGAGATGAAACGTAAcgatttgaaattgaaaatgaaatgcgCCATATCATTGAAGAAGGCCGAAGAAGAATACCCATTCGCAAAAGATATGCTGcaacagcacgaaaatgagTCAAAGGCTGAAAAGTGCGCTGGCGAAGCGCAGCGCGCGGCATCCACGGAGAAGCAAGAGGAAGTGGCTACGAGAGCCGACGATGGCGACACAAAGGAGCCCAACGAGAGCAGTGAAGCTGGTAATGAGAATGATTCGGGTGATATGGAAATACTAACGGTGGATTTGGAGAGTTCCATTGATGATGGCAAGGAGACCGAAATAGTGTTGGAACGCGAGAAGTCCCCAGCAGACAAGTCTGTTGAAGGCGAGAATAACGGAAATGGCGAAAAATATACTATTGTCATGGATGACGAGGATGAGGGTAAAGAGAAATCCCTGATTATCGAAGTTGAAGGCAATAGCAGCAGTGAGAAGGAGTCACTGCAAGTGGTTATCGACGAGAACACGGCGAACAGCAATGACGACAGCAACGAAAAGTGTACGAAAACGAAGATGGAAACCGTAAGCGAGTGCGCAAAGCGTGTAATTGAGGGATTGCAAGCGAGTGAAAAGCAGAAAGAAATTGAGAAGAATGAGCAACAACAAGCTAAAGTGGCGTCACCAGACATGGCTAGCAGCGTTGATAATGCATCCGCCGACGACATTATCGAACCGATTGTGGTCGAAGAATCTGATGTAGCCGACTCGGCGGATTCGCCCATTAAGCAAAGCGCAAAAATGTCGGAGGTTACTAATGATCACGCTGTTACCACCACAAACCCAACAGAAAGTGCGGCAGCCGACGACGTGTTAGCTGCTAGGCGCGAGGCGCCCACAAACAGCGGTTTGGTAGCATGCGCTATTAAAGCAGCTACTGAGAGAGAAACCAACGCCATTGAACTGAACGAGCCCGAAATCGATGTTGAAAAAGAAATCGAAATGTTACTGATGAAGAAGGCACAATTGCCTGAGGCTGAAACCAACACCAACACTGAAGCAACTAGCGCAGCTGCTGACACGCAAGCCGAAAAAGCGTCAATAACGCAACCTGTTACACCTGAGCTGTTGAACGACTTGGCCGACAACTTATTGGAAAGTGCGAGAGCAACGCATCCGTAA
- the LOC120772364 gene encoding uncharacterized protein LOC120772364 isoform X2 has translation MPRNRKCCVRECYNNNNTSILFSWPKNAQIAHKWCRNLGFEGRKIAPSNTFVCAIHFEDYALGTKKLKDGAVPTLNLHIEFDASLADEERRFYLRAYPSVDLVRERKVHCTVCKTHIGTAPSQEENIRMHPVLRVTHCLKCHDFYNSGEFSKGEDGSELYCRWCGQGGEVYCCSSCPYVFCKSCIVKNLSRGVVVDIEQNENWNCFSCAPKILWPLRAQHWALIRYIDKQKKYIDVNHPNESEKRALLSQDRSTCCRLAKSKCGNMSDSMESLDSATSRRSQSSSSAKKHSKSPGSHPQVPPAKRMKNSNDEVVCTPDLLSMLEPDCQITVQQKTRPAPSPITSTPKIISLQTHSSSPNSSGITLKPHNNTPPPLVLRNTGIPIRHPSPAPIVRRTIIGARNAPTTGNHTPVYHTINGYRIDLNSAAQQETFRLPNGKLIQVKRQGTNQPQPSTPSPSNAWMRQASPITAIQHAASGRPVQITPARTYYSVSQQHPQNSMQQPQMIRYSNTTVTPVSGQNGAIRGTQIQLINGVPVAPTAAPATVNSATAVRAPVMVRHVFPDTAIGQARSQLQDQVFNAMEICQHLTGKVQTLTNSNAYKQARNYLEVKELYIHLSYLLTYAIGRFKGLQDKCLGDMRQLGFVNDADSLENGQLAAGVDYVRYGQLEDIDLFNTSANSFHNQVYEYRKSLHANMENGEGNDKKPPLSPLMPLGQLRRGGPDGEDDEDYGENDETGDNSWMKNTMDEPTYYDDGVDMSANDDVDATADADGDDDENDADTDFEQYVAQQQQAVRYSNKAHYGTEDYMSQEEQTHARDRKLARLIEKYPAIWCTRHPDYGNFEVTRKYWRIVATHFKRTENIKLRWKNIRKRYVRVERRIHDGKRFNGYFDKTTNFLANRDLPEDQWVEVDCGSDDDEAQQVERKKPNVIEKNALKDDKSYDWNNEDCAADANDYEMSEGVKALEVRALDMKIINFVKCNPVLWRKSGDLQYNSVDVQSRKSLWMHLWRSLRSQSSMLNDLNCEDIMDRWSHLYEMYKSFRLKTIKSESKRSNLELKYSKYLAKLSFLYKIVEEDLRNEHLENIDIDFTQEITENDSRLQDEPDDKEFILQLVRTVQRYPLLWDSLNVDYYDQVLRSNLWQDIASALKDFKRNATTIKMRWQLALFSYKRYMRERITFPKDKPLPKYCRSLPVDEMFFLDYLPLQ, from the exons atgccGCGAAATCGGAAATGTTGTGTGCGCGAAtgctataacaataacaacacgtCCATTTTGTTCAGTTGGCCGAAAAATGCACAAATTGCACACAAGTGGTGCCGAAATTTGGGCTTCGAAGGAAGGAAAATAGCCCCCTCAAACACGTTTGTTTGTGCAATACATTTTGAGGATTATGCACTGGGAACTAAGAAATTGAAAGATGGAGCTGTTCCAACTTTAAATCTTC ATATCGAATTTGATGCCAGTTTGGCCGATGAAGAAAGGCGTTTCTATCTCAGGGCATATCCCTCTGTGGATCTGGTGCGTGAGCGCAAGGTGCACTGCACAGTCTGTAAGACTCATATCGGAACTGCACCGAGCCAAGAGGAGAATATCCGCATGCATCCGGTGTTGCGTGTAACACACTGCTTGAAATGCCACGACTTCTATAACAGCGGCGAATTCAGTAAAGGCGAAGATGGCTCAGAACTATATTGTCGTTGGTGTGGCCAAGGTGGCGAAGTTTACTGCTGCTCAAGTTGTCCCTACGTATTCTGTAAATCATGTATCGTTAAGAACCTGTCTCGCGGTGTAGTAGTAGATATTGAACAGAACGAAAATTGGAATTGCTTTAGCTGCGCACCGAAAATTCTTTGGCCATTGCGTGCACAACATTGGGCCCTAATACGTTACATAGACAAACAAAAGAA GTATATCGATGTGAATCACCCTAACGAATCTGAAAAGAGGGCGCTATTGTCACAGGACCGTTCAACATGCTGTCGTCTTGCTAAATCGAAATGTGGAAACATGTCCGACTCTATGGAAAGTCTAGATTCTGCAACATCTCGACGCAGTCAAAGCAGTTCAAGCGCAAAAAAACATTCGAAATCGCCAGGTAGTCATCCACAAGTACCCCCGGCCAAACGTATGAAAAACTCAAATGATGAAGTTGTTTGTACACCTGATTTGTTGAGCATGTTGGAGCCGGATTGTCAAATTACTGTGCAACAGAAGACACGTCCCGCACCTTCACCCATTACATCAACACCGAAAATTATATCATTACAAACGCACTCGTCATCTCCGAATAGTAGTGGCATTACACTGAAACCACATAATAACACTCCACCACCATTAGTACTACGTAACACCGGCATACCTATACGACATCCCTCGCCTGCACCAATTGTACGACGTACAATTATAGGTGCACGAAACGCGCCAACAACCGGAAATCATACGCCAGTTTATCACACTATTAACGGTTATCGTATCGATCTTAATTCGGCAGCACAACAAGAAACATTCCGTTTGCCCAATGGCAAACTGATACAGGTGAAACGCCAGGGCACAAATCAACCACAGCCCAGCACTCCCTCACCGAGTAATGCTTGGATGCGGCAGGCAAGCCCAATAACAGCTATACAACATGCGGCGAGTGGACGTCCTGTTCAAATAACCCCAGCCCGTACATATTATTCTGTATCGCAACAACATCCGCAAAATTCAATGCAACAGCCGCAAATGATACGGTATAGTAATACCACTGTGACGCCGGTTAGTGGTCAAAATGGTGCTATTCGAGGTACACAAATACAATTGATCAATGGTGTGCCTGTAGCGCCAACAGCTGCGCCTGCAACGGTTAATTCTGCAACTGCAGTGCGTGCACCGGTCATGGTGCGTCACGTGTTCCCTGACACTGCCATCGGTCAAGCGCGTTCCCAGTTACAGGATCAAGTCTTCAATGCCATGGAGATTTGCCAACATCTTACTGGTAAAGTACAAACACTGACCAATTCGAATGCTTACAAGCAAGCGCGCAATTATCTCGAAGTCAAAGAACTCTACATACATCTCTCATATCTGTTGACATATGCGATTGGGCGTTTTAAGGGACTGCAGGATAAATGTTTGGGTGATATGAGACAATTAGGATTCGTTAATGATGCGGATAGCTTGGAAAACGGCCAGTTGGCGGCAG GCGTCGACTATGTCCGTTACGGCCAACTTGAAGATATAGATCTCTTCAATACCAGCGCGAACAGTTTCCACAATCAAGTGTATGAATACCGCAAAAGTTTGCATGCGAATATGGAGAATGGCGAAGGCAATGATAAGAAACCGCCACTCTCACCGCTTATGCCACTGGGACAGCTGAGGCGCGGCGGCCCCGACGGGGAAGACGACGAGGATTATGGTGAAAATGACGAGACTGGCGATAATAGTTGGATGAAAAATACAATGGACGAGCCAACCTATTATGACGACGGTGTCGATATGTCTGCCAATGACGATGTGGATGCCACTGCCGATGCTGATGGCGATGATGATGAAAACGATGCTGACACTGATTTCGAACAATATGTCGCACAGCAACAGCAAGCGGTACGCTACAGCAACAAAGCACATTATGGCACTGAAGATTACATGAGCCAGGAGGAGCAAACACACGCACGCGATCGCAAACTTGCCCGGCTCATTGAGAAATATCCTGCCATTTGGTGTACACGCCACCCCGACTATGGCAATTTCGAAGTGACACGCAAGTACTGGCGCATCGTAGCGACACACTTTAAACGCACTGAGAATATAAAGTTGCGCTGGAAGAATATACGTAAGCGTTATGTGCGCGTTGAGCGACGCATACACGATGGTAAACGCTTCAACGGTTATTTCGATAAGACAACGAACTTTCTCGCCAATCGCGATCTGCCCGAAGATCAGTGGGTGGAAGTGGACTGTGGCAGTGACGATGATGAAGCACAGCAGGTGGAACGTAAAAAGCCCAATGTCATCGAAAAGAACGCACTAAAAGACGACAAATCATATGATTGGAATAACGAGGATTGTGCGGCGGACGCGAACGATTACGAAATGTCGGAGGGCGTGAAAGCGTTAGAAGTGCGCGCTTTGGATATGAAAATCATCAATTTCGTTAAATGTAATCCGGTGTTATGGCGCAAATCTGGCGACTTGCAGTACAATTCCGTCGATGTGCAGTCGCGCAAATCGCTGTGGATGCACTTGTGGCGGAGTTTACGCTCCCAAAGTAGTATGCTAAATG ATCTAAATTGTGAGGATATAATGGATCGTTGGTCGCATTTGTATGAAATGTACAAGTCCTTCCGCCTAAAAACGATCAAGAGCGAAAGCAAACGCTCTAATTTAGAATTGAAATACTCCAAATATTTGGCCAAATTATCATTTCTCTACAAAATTGTCGAAGAAGATTTACGCAATGAGCATTTAGAAAATATCGATATTGATTTTACGCAAGAAATAACGGAGAACGACAGCCGTTTGCAGGACGAACCGGACGATAAGGAATTCATTCTGCAGCTGGTGCGTACTGTGCAGCGCTATCCATTGTTGTGGGACTCACTGAATGTCGATTACTACGATCAAGTGTTGCGCTCCAACCTCTGGCAGGACATTGCCAGTGCACTAAAGGATTTCAAAC gtAACGCAACGACAATTAAAATGCGTTGGCAACTGGCTCTGTTTAGCTATAAGCGTTACATGCGCGAACGTATTACATTCCCGAAGGATAAACCCTTGCCAAAATATTGCCGAAGTTTACCAGTGGACGAAATGTTTTTCCTCGATTACCTACCGCTGCAATAA